One Bufo gargarizans isolate SCDJY-AF-19 chromosome 3, ASM1485885v1, whole genome shotgun sequence DNA segment encodes these proteins:
- the LOC122931835 gene encoding transcription termination factor 2-like, with translation MKSEGKKFCGSVPWKEEPKCKVTARCDLPAEKTEKPQRNPFKVINDNPRLGAWKQVSEERKRSSEESGEVKAAENQRNNGEEKADEIQTKSREEKVDEIGRKSGEEAKSQEKNPNDRARRSLEEKTSNQGLKNSGEETRPQNNATDLSSDRGRKVCEADNREK, from the exons ATGAAGAGTGAGGGGAAGAAGTTCTGCGGCAGCGTCCCCTGGAAGGAG GAGCCAAAGTGCAAAGTGACTGCGAGGTGCGACCTTCCTGCAGAGAAGACGGAAAAACCTCAGAGGAATCCCTTCAAAGTGATCAACGATAATCCCAGACTTGGTGCCTGGAAACAGGTCAGCGAGGAGCGGAAGCGCAGCTCTGAGGAGAGTGGCGAGGTGAAGGCTGCCGAGAACCAGAGAAATAACGGAGAAGAAAAGGCTGATGAGATCCAGACGAAGAGCAGAGAGGAAAAGGTTGACGAGATCGGGAGGAAGAGCGGCGAAGAGGCAAAGAGCCAAGAGAAGAACCCCAATGATAGAGCAAGGAGAAGTTTGGAGGAGAAGACATCCAATCAGGGCTTGAAGAACAGCGGTGAGGAGACGAGGCCCCAGAACAATGCGACAGATCTCAGTAGTGACCGAGGGAGGAAGGTCTGTGAAGCAGATAACAGAGAGAAG